A stretch of Microbulbifer sp. SAOS-129_SWC DNA encodes these proteins:
- the mraY gene encoding phospho-N-acetylmuramoyl-pentapeptide-transferase, which produces MLLWLAEYLRQYVSTFAVFDYLTVRAILGALTALGISLIVGPRMITWLNQLQVGQAVRDDGPQTHLSKSGTPTMGGTLILASIFSAALLWSDLSNRYVWVTLLVTFVFGAVGFVDDYKKVVEKNPRGLIARWKYFWQSIAGLGAAIYLYMSATSPAETQFFVPFFKDVAINMGPVTFILLTYFVVVGSSNAVNLTDGLDGLAIMPTVMVGGALGIIAYLVGHAEFATYLHIPSIAGAGELSVFCAALGGAGLGFLWFNTYPAQVFMGDVGALALGAALGIIAVIIRHEIVLFIMGGVFVMETVSVILQVASFKLTGKRIFRMAPLHHHFELKGWPEPRVIVRFWIITVILVLLGLATLKLR; this is translated from the coding sequence ATGCTGCTTTGGCTGGCAGAGTATTTACGACAATATGTGAGCACCTTCGCGGTGTTCGATTACCTGACTGTGCGGGCGATTCTGGGTGCGCTGACTGCGCTGGGTATTTCCCTGATAGTGGGTCCACGTATGATCACCTGGCTGAACCAGTTGCAGGTGGGTCAGGCCGTGCGCGACGACGGTCCACAGACGCACCTGAGCAAATCCGGCACGCCGACCATGGGTGGCACGCTGATTCTTGCCTCCATTTTTTCCGCGGCGCTGTTGTGGTCCGATCTCAGCAACCGCTACGTGTGGGTGACACTGCTGGTGACGTTTGTGTTCGGGGCCGTGGGCTTTGTCGATGACTACAAGAAAGTTGTAGAGAAAAACCCGCGCGGCCTGATCGCGCGCTGGAAGTATTTCTGGCAGTCCATTGCCGGTCTCGGCGCCGCCATCTACCTGTACATGAGCGCCACCAGTCCGGCGGAGACCCAGTTCTTCGTACCGTTTTTCAAAGACGTGGCGATCAATATGGGGCCGGTGACTTTCATCCTGCTGACCTATTTCGTCGTCGTGGGCTCTAGCAATGCGGTCAACCTGACCGACGGCCTCGATGGTCTCGCAATCATGCCCACGGTAATGGTGGGGGGAGCGCTCGGCATCATCGCCTATCTGGTCGGCCACGCCGAGTTCGCCACCTACCTGCATATTCCGTCTATCGCCGGTGCCGGCGAGCTGTCGGTATTCTGCGCCGCACTCGGTGGCGCCGGGCTCGGGTTCCTGTGGTTCAACACCTATCCGGCCCAGGTCTTTATGGGCGATGTGGGCGCGCTGGCGCTGGGTGCAGCGCTCGGCATTATCGCGGTGATCATCCGTCACGAAATCGTGCTGTTCATCATGGGCGGCGTGTTCGTGATGGAAACCGTGTCGGTGATCCTGCAGGTGGCGTCGTTCAAGCTGACCGGCAAGCGCATCTTCCGGATGGCGCCGCTGCACCACCATTTTGAATTGAAAGGCTGGCCGGAGCCGCGCGTGATCGTGCGCTTCTGGATCATTACCGTGATTCTGGTCCTGTTGGGCCTCGCGACTCTGAAACTGCGCTAA
- the ftsL gene encoding cell division protein FtsL: MSGRRRLIIAVLWLAAMASALSVVYTTQRSRELTAQLMAAQKTRDDLRFEQERLLLEKGAWSAYSRIEKTAREKLKMHVPGPDERILVPDN, from the coding sequence TTGAGCGGCAGGCGGCGACTGATCATTGCCGTGTTGTGGCTGGCGGCGATGGCCTCGGCGCTGTCGGTGGTCTACACCACCCAGCGCAGCCGCGAGTTGACCGCGCAGCTGATGGCGGCGCAGAAAACCCGCGATGATTTGCGCTTCGAGCAGGAGCGCCTGCTGCTGGAAAAGGGCGCCTGGTCGGCCTACAGCCGTATCGAAAAGACGGCGCGGGAAAAGCTGAAGATGCACGTGCCGGGGCCGGATGAGCGGATTCTGGTGCCGGATAACTGA
- the mraZ gene encoding division/cell wall cluster transcriptional repressor MraZ has protein sequence MYLGSHAINMDAKGRLAIPARVRDTLLEDCAGRLVVTAHTEERCLLVYPEPQWQEILPKIEALSSFNKVARRAQRLLIGYACELQVDGNGRVLIPPTLREYAGLEKKLMLVGQGKKLELWSEEGWMAWLDDSEGEGEMPEEMASLSL, from the coding sequence GTGTATCTAGGCAGCCACGCAATCAATATGGACGCCAAGGGGCGTCTGGCCATTCCGGCGCGTGTTCGCGACACGCTGCTGGAGGATTGCGCTGGGCGCCTGGTGGTCACGGCGCACACCGAAGAGCGCTGCCTGCTGGTTTACCCGGAACCCCAGTGGCAGGAGATCCTGCCCAAAATCGAGGCGTTGTCGAGCTTCAATAAAGTGGCGCGCCGCGCCCAGCGGCTGTTGATCGGTTACGCCTGTGAGCTGCAGGTGGACGGCAACGGCCGCGTGTTGATTCCACCGACCCTGCGCGAATACGCCGGTCTGGAAAAGAAGCTGATGTTGGTGGGGCAGGGCAAGAAACTGGAACTGTGGAGCGAAGAGGGCTGGATGGCCTGGCTCGACGATAGTGAGGGCGAGGGCGAGATGCCGGAGGAGATGGCTTCGCTGTCGCTGTAA
- a CDS encoding penicillin-binding transpeptidase domain-containing protein, whose amino-acid sequence MGAVKKQQETPGITRWRFALVAVLLCLLALALVLHLARLQVLPEAERGYRFLQDQGNARTIRSEEIAAYRGSIVDRNGELLAVSTPVTSLWANPQLLREASADELRQLAAALGSKPAELAARLKKYRNKEFMYLQRHLAPEQAQRALALDIAGVYGKKEYRRFYPAGEVTAQLLGFTNIDDRGQEGLELAYNDWLTGQPGARQVVKDLKGRVVQDLAVQREARPGQDMRLSIDLRLQYLAYRELKKAVAANEAASGFMVVLDAHSGDVLAMANQPSFNPNNRVGVKAAQMRNRALIDQFEPGSTVKPITALAALESGRYQPHTPIDTNPGYIRVPGKTLLDHRNYGLIDLTRVITKSSQVGITKVALDLEPNDIRALFYRLGLGEAIGTGFPGEAAGILPSRSRWQPIERANFAFGYGLTVNAVQLARAYSVFANAGLKRPVSLVLNGDNARDPEQIVPPKLAREVTAMLETVITPEGTGHRAAVKGYQVAGKTGTVHIVGRQGYASSRYRSVFAGFVPADRPELIAVVVVNDPSRAKYYGGEVAAPVFGKVMAGAMRLLHVAPDGVASPEKQLAAQLSERGDKS is encoded by the coding sequence ATGGGCGCAGTCAAGAAACAGCAGGAAACACCGGGAATCACCCGCTGGCGCTTTGCGCTGGTGGCGGTTCTGCTGTGTCTGCTCGCCCTGGCCCTGGTGCTGCACCTGGCGCGCCTGCAGGTGCTGCCGGAGGCCGAGCGCGGCTACCGCTTCCTGCAGGACCAGGGCAACGCGCGCACCATTCGCAGTGAAGAGATTGCCGCCTATCGCGGTTCCATCGTCGACCGCAACGGCGAGCTGCTGGCGGTCAGTACCCCGGTGACCAGCCTGTGGGCCAACCCGCAGCTGCTGCGCGAGGCCAGCGCCGATGAACTGCGTCAGCTTGCGGCGGCACTGGGCAGCAAGCCGGCAGAGTTGGCTGCGCGCCTGAAAAAATACCGCAACAAGGAATTCATGTATCTGCAGCGCCACCTGGCGCCGGAGCAGGCCCAGCGCGCGCTGGCACTGGATATCGCCGGAGTCTACGGCAAAAAAGAGTACCGTCGCTTCTATCCCGCCGGCGAGGTTACCGCGCAGCTGCTCGGCTTCACCAACATTGATGACCGCGGCCAGGAAGGGCTGGAGTTGGCCTACAACGACTGGCTCACCGGCCAGCCGGGCGCCCGCCAGGTGGTCAAGGACCTGAAAGGGCGGGTTGTGCAGGACCTGGCAGTACAGCGCGAGGCGCGCCCGGGCCAGGATATGCGCCTGTCCATCGACCTGCGCCTGCAGTACCTGGCCTATCGCGAACTGAAGAAGGCGGTGGCGGCCAACGAGGCCGCGTCCGGCTTTATGGTGGTTCTCGATGCGCACAGTGGCGACGTCCTGGCGATGGCCAACCAGCCGTCGTTCAACCCCAACAACCGGGTCGGGGTCAAGGCGGCGCAGATGCGCAACCGCGCACTGATCGACCAGTTTGAGCCCGGTTCCACCGTTAAGCCGATCACCGCGCTGGCGGCGCTGGAGAGCGGCCGTTACCAGCCGCACACACCCATCGACACCAACCCCGGCTATATCCGCGTGCCCGGCAAGACACTGCTGGACCACCGCAATTACGGCCTTATCGACCTGACCCGGGTGATCACCAAGTCGAGTCAGGTGGGTATCACCAAAGTTGCCCTGGATCTGGAACCAAACGATATCCGCGCACTCTTTTATCGACTGGGGCTGGGGGAGGCGATCGGAACCGGCTTCCCCGGCGAGGCCGCGGGCATACTGCCCAGTCGCAGTCGTTGGCAGCCAATCGAGCGGGCCAACTTTGCCTTCGGCTACGGTTTAACAGTCAATGCAGTGCAGCTGGCACGGGCCTACAGCGTCTTTGCCAATGCCGGGCTCAAGCGCCCGGTTTCTCTGGTTTTGAATGGTGACAATGCGCGTGACCCGGAGCAGATAGTGCCGCCCAAGCTGGCGCGTGAGGTTACCGCCATGCTGGAAACGGTCATTACTCCCGAGGGTACCGGCCACCGCGCCGCGGTGAAGGGGTACCAGGTGGCGGGCAAGACCGGAACGGTGCATATCGTCGGTCGCCAGGGCTACGCCAGTAGTCGCTACCGTTCGGTATTTGCGGGTTTTGTGCCCGCCGATCGGCCGGAGCTGATCGCGGTGGTGGTAGTGAACGACCCCAGCCGCGCCAAGTACTACGGTGGCGAAGTGGCTGCGCCGGTGTTCGGTAAGGTAATGGCCGGCGCCATGCGCCTGCTGCATGTGGCGCCGGACGGTGTCGCGTCACCGGAAAAACAGCTGGCTGCACAGCTTAGCGAAAGAGGTGACAAATCGTGA
- the murF gene encoding UDP-N-acetylmuramoyl-tripeptide--D-alanyl-D-alanine ligase: MIRGLTLEQLQQRFGGELLHGSVAFEHVCTDTRALDPRALFVALKGEHFDAHDFVVELAKSGDLQGQVLGLVVEREIPGCALPQWLVADTTVALGQIGLLCREQFDGRVIAITGSCGKTTVKEMLAAIFARQHTPCVTRGNLNNHIGVPMTLFGIGAEHDVLILEMGASGPDEIGYLCSIGKPQVSAVNNVMPAHVEGFGSVDAIAAAKGQIYTGLQVGGTAVINADDNYADFWREQMPDGVASLEVGLGHDHAIYADNIALDARGCATFDLMIEGLAHPVQLQLLGEHNVHNALVAAGCAFAAGIPAAEIAAGLGAATAVQGRMQVYGGRSGATVIDDSYNANPGSVGAAIEMLAQRPGRKILVLGDMAELGADAEAMHQQIGVLARERGLDELFTLGPLGNAASMAFAGDGKVKNNFCERAPLIAALERELNANTTVLVKGSRSARMELVVQALTHDTSADGND; encoded by the coding sequence ATGATTCGCGGGCTCACCCTGGAACAGCTGCAGCAGCGTTTTGGCGGCGAACTGCTTCACGGTTCGGTGGCATTCGAGCACGTCTGCACCGACACGCGCGCGCTGGATCCACGCGCGCTATTCGTCGCCCTGAAGGGCGAGCACTTCGATGCCCATGACTTCGTTGTCGAGCTGGCCAAGTCCGGCGATCTGCAGGGCCAGGTTCTGGGCCTGGTGGTAGAGCGCGAGATTCCCGGCTGCGCCTTGCCCCAGTGGCTGGTGGCAGACACAACTGTGGCGTTGGGGCAGATCGGTTTGCTGTGCCGCGAACAGTTCGACGGGCGCGTGATTGCCATCACCGGTTCCTGCGGCAAGACCACGGTCAAGGAAATGCTCGCGGCCATCTTCGCCCGCCAGCACACTCCGTGCGTGACCCGCGGCAACCTCAATAATCACATCGGTGTGCCAATGACCCTGTTTGGGATCGGCGCCGAACACGATGTGCTGATTCTCGAAATGGGCGCCAGTGGTCCGGACGAGATCGGTTACCTGTGCAGTATCGGCAAACCGCAGGTCAGCGCCGTCAACAATGTCATGCCGGCGCACGTGGAGGGCTTCGGTTCCGTCGATGCCATTGCCGCGGCCAAGGGCCAGATCTACACCGGCCTGCAGGTGGGCGGCACCGCGGTGATCAATGCCGACGACAATTACGCCGACTTCTGGCGCGAGCAGATGCCGGATGGCGTGGCCTCGCTGGAGGTGGGGCTCGGCCACGATCACGCTATTTACGCCGACAATATCGCACTGGATGCGCGCGGTTGCGCGACTTTTGATCTGATGATCGAAGGCCTGGCGCACCCGGTGCAGTTGCAGCTGCTCGGCGAACACAATGTGCACAACGCACTGGTTGCCGCCGGTTGTGCCTTTGCCGCCGGAATCCCGGCGGCGGAGATTGCTGCCGGACTCGGCGCTGCCACCGCGGTGCAGGGGCGCATGCAGGTATATGGCGGCCGCAGTGGCGCCACCGTTATCGATGACAGTTACAACGCGAATCCGGGTTCGGTGGGTGCGGCGATTGAAATGCTGGCGCAGCGCCCAGGCCGGAAAATCCTGGTGCTTGGCGACATGGCGGAGCTGGGTGCTGACGCCGAGGCGATGCACCAGCAGATCGGCGTGCTGGCCCGCGAGCGCGGTCTCGATGAGCTCTTCACGCTGGGGCCGCTGGGTAATGCGGCAAGTATGGCTTTCGCTGGCGACGGCAAGGTAAAAAATAATTTTTGCGAGCGGGCGCCGTTGATTGCGGCGCTTGAGCGCGAACTGAACGCGAACACCACCGTGCTGGTGAAGGGTTCCCGCAGTGCACGAATGGAACTGGTAGTGCAGGCACTGACCCACGACACAAGCGCAGACGGGAACGACTGA
- the rsmH gene encoding 16S rRNA (cytosine(1402)-N(4))-methyltransferase RsmH, translating to MSQELHRSVLLREAVDALVTDPGGFYIDGTFGRGGHSAAILERLDERGRLLAVDKDPEAVAYARERFAGDERFSIWHGSFADIDRAATEQAGAVNGILLDLGVSSPQLDQAERGFSFMQDGPLDMRMDTSRGISAADWVNSEAEAELARVFKEYGEERFARRMAAAIVRRRVERPFARTLDLAEVVKAANPAWEKGKHPATRVFQAIRIHINGELEDLVQALDKSLALLAPGGRLVVISFHSLEDRLVKRFIRQQERGPQLPRGLPVMDSDIAKTLRSVGKAVKAEAGEVGDNVRSRSAVMRVAEKLGAAR from the coding sequence GTGTCTCAAGAACTGCATCGCAGTGTGTTATTGCGCGAGGCCGTGGACGCCCTGGTCACCGATCCGGGCGGTTTTTATATCGACGGCACTTTCGGCCGCGGCGGCCACAGTGCGGCGATCCTGGAGCGCCTCGACGAGCGCGGGCGCCTGCTGGCGGTGGACAAGGATCCCGAGGCGGTGGCCTATGCGCGCGAACGATTCGCCGGCGATGAGCGCTTTTCGATCTGGCACGGCTCTTTCGCCGACATAGACCGCGCCGCGACCGAGCAGGCCGGTGCGGTCAACGGCATCCTGCTGGATCTCGGTGTGTCGTCGCCGCAACTGGATCAGGCCGAGCGCGGCTTCAGCTTTATGCAGGACGGCCCGCTGGATATGCGCATGGACACCAGCCGCGGTATCAGCGCCGCGGACTGGGTCAACAGCGAGGCGGAAGCGGAGCTGGCGCGGGTCTTCAAAGAATATGGCGAAGAGCGTTTCGCCCGCCGTATGGCCGCCGCCATCGTGCGGCGCCGGGTGGAAAGGCCGTTTGCCCGCACGCTGGATCTGGCGGAGGTGGTCAAGGCGGCGAACCCGGCGTGGGAGAAAGGCAAACATCCGGCGACGCGGGTATTCCAGGCGATTCGCATCCATATCAATGGCGAGCTGGAAGACCTGGTGCAGGCGCTGGACAAGTCGCTGGCACTGCTCGCCCCCGGCGGGCGCCTGGTGGTGATCAGCTTCCATTCGCTCGAGGATCGGCTGGTCAAGCGCTTCATCCGCCAGCAGGAGCGCGGCCCGCAGTTGCCGCGCGGCCTGCCGGTGATGGACAGCGACATTGCCAAAACGCTGCGCTCGGTGGGCAAGGCGGTCAAGGCTGAAGCAGGGGAAGTTGGTGACAACGTGCGCTCGCGCAGTGCAGTGATGCGAGTGGCGGAAAAGCTCGGGGCGGCCCGTTGA
- a CDS encoding UDP-N-acetylmuramoyl-L-alanyl-D-glutamate--2,6-diaminopimelate ligase: MSEHVNSAARSASLQQLVPGYAGIPDVAVSGVALDSRKVRPGDLFMALRGSVVDGREYIDAAIAAGAAAVLADGEELRTDVRDGVQVVSVPGLAKRVGEIAARFYDNPTERIYLVGVTGTNGKSTCAYLVAQLLAQHFGSAGLMGTIGNGIWKDGAIDLEETGLTTPDPVRLQADYADFHQRGVGAAAMEVSSHALAQGRVHGLIFDTAIFTNLSRDHLDYHGNMAAYGAAKEKLFGLPKLKRGIINVDDPFGGQLAERCKLRNLRVVTYGMQAGDLHATELRRHDGGFTVQLTSPWGNGELRAPLIGDFNIYNALAVVAAAAAGGMPFEDILAAFPSIQPVPGRMERVRVDGADDVSVLVDYAHTPDALRAALAAARPYCSGKLWCVFGCGGDRDTGKRAPMGRIASEMADRAIVTSDNPRSEDPQKIIDDILEGAASNVEVEPDRAAAIARAVAAAEPGDTVVIAGKGHEDYQIIGAEKIHFCDREQAERALVQRAAVSGNKPAGQADQEERAE; the protein is encoded by the coding sequence GTGAGTGAGCACGTGAATTCTGCAGCGCGCAGCGCTTCCCTGCAGCAGCTGGTGCCCGGCTACGCCGGCATTCCGGACGTGGCCGTCAGTGGCGTCGCGCTGGACAGCCGCAAGGTGCGCCCCGGCGACCTGTTTATGGCCCTGCGTGGCAGCGTGGTGGACGGGCGTGAATACATTGATGCCGCCATCGCTGCGGGTGCCGCGGCGGTGCTGGCGGACGGCGAGGAACTGCGCACCGACGTTCGCGACGGCGTGCAGGTGGTCAGTGTGCCGGGCCTGGCCAAGCGGGTGGGCGAGATCGCCGCGCGCTTCTACGACAACCCCACCGAGCGTATTTACCTGGTTGGCGTGACCGGTACCAACGGCAAGTCCACCTGTGCCTACCTGGTCGCGCAGCTGCTGGCACAGCATTTCGGCAGCGCCGGCCTGATGGGCACGATCGGCAACGGTATCTGGAAAGACGGCGCCATCGACCTGGAGGAAACCGGCCTCACCACGCCGGACCCGGTGCGCCTGCAGGCCGACTATGCCGATTTCCACCAGCGCGGCGTTGGCGCCGCGGCGATGGAAGTCTCTTCCCACGCGCTCGCTCAGGGGCGTGTGCATGGGCTGATTTTCGATACCGCCATCTTCACCAACCTGTCGCGTGACCATCTCGACTATCACGGCAATATGGCTGCCTACGGCGCCGCCAAGGAAAAGCTCTTCGGCCTGCCCAAATTGAAGCGCGGCATCATCAACGTGGATGACCCCTTCGGCGGCCAACTGGCCGAGCGCTGCAAGCTGCGCAACCTGCGCGTGGTTACCTACGGCATGCAGGCCGGCGATCTGCATGCCACCGAGCTGCGTCGCCACGACGGCGGTTTTACCGTGCAGTTGACCTCGCCGTGGGGCAACGGCGAGCTGCGCGCGCCGCTGATTGGCGACTTCAATATCTACAACGCCCTGGCGGTCGTGGCGGCGGCGGCCGCTGGCGGCATGCCGTTTGAAGATATTCTCGCTGCCTTCCCCTCCATCCAGCCGGTACCCGGGCGTATGGAGCGGGTGCGTGTGGACGGCGCCGACGATGTCAGCGTGCTGGTGGACTACGCGCACACGCCGGACGCACTGCGCGCGGCCCTGGCGGCAGCGCGGCCCTACTGCAGCGGCAAACTGTGGTGTGTGTTTGGCTGTGGCGGTGACCGCGATACCGGTAAGCGCGCGCCGATGGGACGCATTGCGTCGGAGATGGCCGACCGCGCCATCGTCACCAGCGATAACCCGCGCAGCGAGGATCCGCAGAAAATCATCGACGATATCCTTGAGGGCGCCGCCAGCAATGTCGAGGTGGAGCCCGATCGCGCCGCCGCGATCGCCCGCGCAGTGGCCGCGGCGGAGCCCGGCGACACAGTCGTGATCGCCGGCAAGGGCCACGAGGATTACCAGATTATCGGCGCGGAAAAAATTCACTTCTGTGATCGCGAGCAGGCCGAGCGCGCATTGGTACAGCGCGCGGCGGTATCGGGCAACAAGCCGGCGGGACAGGCGGATCAAGAGGAGCGCGCCGAATGA